From the Drosophila sechellia strain sech25 chromosome X, ASM438219v1, whole genome shotgun sequence genome, the window AATCCCCCCCCAAAATCTTATAGTTAGACAAGTTGGAGTCCTCATTTAGATGGCTAGTCATCAAATTAACACCGTGCTAATTGCTCTAAATGGATTGTTCCACAGGCACTTACCTCGATGACGGCCACAAATACGGCGGTCTCCTCACAACAGCTATTACCATCGGTGCGGGATAGTCTTCAGGAACCACCGTTGCTAGGGTAAGTATTAAAGTCTTAAGACAACACTACCACAGAGGTTCAAAAAGAGTTTGTTAAGTCTTAAAGATATCCTCGACTCTCATCCTTAACCTCATGTTTTTTTTCTGATTATCGAACAGGGTTTCTCAAGTGAGACTTCCCCTCCAGACGCCTCCTCACTCGGCGCAGGCCAGTCAACGGAACTCGATGTCCGCCCAAGGAACGATTAGTTCCCGCCAACCGAGCCCGATGAATTCACCAGCCCTCAATCCATTCGTTTATGGAACGGATGTGGATTCCGTGGACGTGGCCACGCGGGTGGCGATGGTGCGATTTTTCAATGCTCAAAATACATTGGCTAATTTCGCTGAGCACACGCGCACTTTGCGGCTATATCCACGTCCAGTGGTGGCATTCCAGATCAATAGTTTCCTACGATCCCGACCAAGAGCCTCGCAGTTCCTGAATCAATTTGCCAGGACTCAGGCCGTAGAGTTCCTGGCCGAATGGTCACTAACGCCCACGAATGTGGCGTTCCTTCGAGTGCAGACTGGCGTTATGGATCCCATGCAGGTGGGCGATAAGCCCAAGTGGTTCGCCCACGCTCTGACCCCCATCCGATTTTCGGTGTGGGACGATGGCAGCTCACTGAATGGAGCCCTACGATCGCTGAAACAACTCGAGTGCCAGCCGACGGACGAGAGTGGTTCGGACTCAGAGGGAGCGGATAGTAGTAGCTCTTCGTACAGCTCACTCAGTGATTTTGTCTCGGAAATGGCTTCCTCCGATCTTTCGCCCAGCCTGCATGATGTCTTTGGGTCTTACAATCGGCCACATGTTGTTCCTCAGACTCTCTCCTCGAATTTGGATCCGGCCTTGGTCTATCATCCGCCCAGCAAGCTGCAGTATCCCGAAGGCATTGCCGATGCGGTGGCCAGCaaagaggaggaggatgaggagcgTGCCGATAGCCCTGTGTCCTCGTCCTCCAGTCGCTCGGATCTGAGTTCGCCCAGCTTCAATCGCGATTCGGAGTTTGATTTCCAGCCGAAGGGCGGACAAACTCTGGGATCGACTACAGTTGGCAGTGGAGCGGCTGCACCCAGTTTCGAGTTGGCCACTCCGTTGGCCATGCGACTGGAGGCCACCATTAAGATGGCAAGCATTGAACAGGAATCTGACACGGTATCCACGGCGACGGCCAAGACCATAGCCGCCGGTTCGAAATTACAAAGACATCCCAGCGACTCCGAGTCGCGACCTGAAAAAAAGATTCCGGTAAGTAAAGGTTTATTGAATCTTTAGGGTAGCTGATTTATTTCTCAATAATGTTACCTAATCATTAGCCACCACTTACGCCACCGGTGAAGCAGCCTGGAGTAAGCAATATCCTGGCCCGAACTGGTAGTTccggctccagctccagcagTCCTGGACGTCAGAGTTCCCAGAGCTCCCTATTCGAGAACTTTGCCTCCCATGCCAAGGAACTGGTGCGCGAAACAACGCGTCAGAGCAGCCAGGAGGGTCTACTGGCCCATGTGGATAAGGTGAGTAAAATTAAGGTTCATTCTATGGGCTGGTTCTTTAACTAGATGTGCTGTTGTACTATGATCGTTGATCTGATTTTCTTGCCTTTCTTTCCGTCCGTAAACGTGATTATTATTTGGACTTTTCtcctttatttgttttattaattttaatgggTTATTTGCGTTGGTTAATTGAACCTGACATAAATGTACCGTACTGTAGCATGCGCTGGACGAAGATCTTGACGACAAAATGCGTCATACCTTCGAAAAGGTTGGTACTCCCGCCGCACTGTCCCATCCCATCCAGAATCGATCCCACCACGCTTTCATGAACATTGCCTTAATCTTATACCATTTCTCTATTCATCACATTGCAcaccacatacacacacacatcattAATTGAACAAAGTGAGTCTGGTCATGGCCTACTATCAATAAGGTTACAGTATATTATACCCATATATACACGCGCTACTCATTTCTCTAGACACTATTTTAGGCTATTCATACAAGTAcatagaatatttttttaaatgtttatccAAACAGTAACATGTTTTTTTATCATTCAAATGCACCCACACTTCCAACAAGAACTGAGACTAAATCCCTCCTTGAAGCATCCTGACACCCATATCCTCACCACACCTTTCCGCAGATTTGTAATTCCCCCATGGGATTCGTAGTGCCATTGTAGATTGCTTCAAACTAGACCTCAATCCGGTATCACTTGGGGTTGAGGGACTCAAGCTTTGATTGTTAGCACCACTTAGGCGATTGTGTAGTCTTGGAATACCAACCAATTTAGGTCTTGATTACTAATACGTATTCGATTTCGGATTCATAGTTTACGCTGCACGCAAAGAAGGCAGCTGGAGAGGCTTCGAAGCAGGCCCTGGAAGTGTCCAAACAGGCGGCTGGGGTGAGCAAGAATACCCTCGAAGATCTCACATATGTGGGCAAATCGACGCTGGGCGATCTTACCAAAACGGCCAAGGAGGCTGCCACCAAGAAGGGCATCATTAAGATTGAGGAGCATACGGCGGGTGGTGCTGGACCACCGCCAAAGTCACCCGGTTCCCAGCTGGCGACACACAAACAGGTGCAGCAATCGGGCGGCCAGGGTGGCAACAACTTCTTCTCCGCGATTGGGACGGATTTCAATGGGCTAGcctcatccacatccactaTGTTTTCGGGCATGTTTGGTAAAAGTAAGTTACATTTAAAGATGTTCTAAAAGGAATTTCTGATCAAGAATTCTCTTCTTCCAGAGAGCCAACAAAAGCAGGTTCCTGTACAGCAAAAGCAACCTAACGTTTCCGCTGGGAAGGCCAAGTCTGGCATTAACTTCGATCCATTTCCTGGTCGCAAGGGACTCGTGGAGCGGACGCCGTTAATCAAGCATTCGGGTCCTAGGCAAACACAAGAGGAGCTGACCCGCCAGCAAAACCAGGAGCGTTCGCACAGTAATGCTGAGAATCAGACCTTCCTCAAGGATGTGACCAATCAGGTGCTCGCTGGAGAGGGAGTCGGTTGGCTGAAGCTCAATCGGTTTAAGAAACTAATGGAGGACGAGTCCTATCGCACACTGGTGCTCAGCAAGCTCAATAAGACGCTGGACAAGAAGATTGCCCCAGATGATCATATTGACGATGTGGTAAgcttaaaatatttggtatattGAAGTTCCAGGGTAACCCCATCGTTTATCCCTCAAGTGCGTGACGAAGCCCGTGTGGAAGGGTATGCTGAAGTGCATCCAGGCCATAGCCGGCGGGTTGGACGTGACCTTTGCGAATTTCGGCCTGGGCGGTATGGCTTCTGTGTTCCAGTTGATGGAGGTAGCCCACACGCATTATTGGAGCAAGGAGATCAACGAGGGCAGCGACATGTCCTCCAGCCTGCTCTCCAGTCACGCCGCCAGTCCCATGGGCAGTAGAGAGAACCTGCGATCGCCTAGCTCGCCAAATGGCTCCCACTCGGCATTGGGCAGTGAATGGGCATCGCCGCAGGAATCACGAAAGAGTTCCACTCAATTGGCACACGGTGGACCGGGTGGTTCGCATTCGGGAGCACCGATCAACCGACGATTGTCGTCGGCGGACAGCCAGGATGGTCAGTCCACCACGGAGATGTTCAAGGACATGCTGTCGCAGAAAAGAAGTGCCTTGAAGAACATGCTCACCTCCTTCGATTCAGATGTAAGTTGTGTTGCTCGATGTAGTTCCTTGAGATATGAATAGCCCACTCAGACATTTATAGCCGCCCATTCCATCAATGCCAATTGTACTCAGCTTGTCAAACCAATCCTGTATTTCGCTcagtgtgtatatatatatatatatatcgtatCGTAGACTCGCCTATCAGCATTTCAGTAAATAGCTAAATCAGTACCAATTAGCATATATCAGTATCCACCAGTATGTAacatatacatgtatgtatgtcaCATAGCGAGTGTCAATCGATGTAGTCTGCCGATCCTCCCACCGTAACCTCTCAACCGTATCTATATATTCGTAACCGCCACCCGTTCCGCCTACATCCCGTATCGTTACCGTCCAACCGATATACCCGATTGTAGAGTACTCTAACACTCATAGTGTGTAATCCGTAGGCTGCTGGCTCCACGGGTGCGCTTTCCGTTGTCAGCTTGGGCGTCCGCTTGCCCTCCAGCTGCCGATCCACGGTTTCTGACACCGAGTACGAAAATGTAAGTACACCAGAGGGTCAAAAATACGGCAAGTTATCCATTGAATTTTTTGGAGAAAAATGAATATTCTGAAGTTGgcacaaaaacagaaacctCTTTAAACCGAAAGAGAAATCTGAGTGCCATTAAAATCTTCATTCGGGAAATCATTCTAAAACCTCCGCAACAACCTTTCCAAATAAATTAGTTGTCTACCATTTCCTGTAACAAGCTTTGGGTAGACATTTTAAACTTAAGAGTCCTTATCCTCGTTTGTCCTAAATCTGGTCCGAAATCAAAATTTCCGACCAAATCTAAACCGAAATTCATTTTGCAGACAACCACGTCGAAGGATTCCAAAAAGAGCTCTGGAAATCTATGGTCGGGCAAGTCAACGCTAAGTGCCGGATTTCGTTATACTGGAGGACACCTGATCAACACGTCATCTTCTCCCTCGCCGGACAGTCCGCGGGTTTATCTCTTCGAAGGGTTGCTGGGCAAGGATCGCCTTAATCTTTGGAACCAAATGCAATTCTGGGAGGATGCCTTCCTCGACGCTGTTAGTCAAGAGCGTGATATGATCGGCATGGATCAGGTGAGTGTTTGTTTGGCAACGGTGGCCTTCATTCCATTAATACTTCGATTATTTCACAGGGTCCTATTGAAATGATGGAGCGCTACAAATCACTAAGTGAATCGGAGCGCAAGCGTCTTGAACACGACGAGGATCGTTTGCTATCCACAATGCTCTACAACCTGACGGCCATCCTGGTGATGCTGAATGTCGCCAAAGACGAGATCCGACGCAAGATTCGTCGCCTTCTTGGAAAGAGTCATATTGGCTTGGTGTATTCCCAAGAGGTACACAATGTCGTCGATCAGATAAACAATCTGGTAGGTTATAGAGTTAAGAAGGcctgatttatatgttttgTAAAATACACTTTCTTGTTGCAGAACGGAAATGACATTGATCTAAAGCCCCTGGGTTCACGATTGCTGCACCGCCAGAGCTTCACCGTCCACCAGGGCACGGATGTGAATGGACCACTACGATTCATGGAGGTGCGGGACGATGGTCTGGTACTGCGATCAGTGGATGGCACCATTGTGGAGCGCTGGTGGTACGAGCGGCTGGTCAACATGACCTATTCACCCAAGACCAAGCTGCTCTGCCTGTGGCGCCGCAATGGCGGTCAGACGCAATTGCACAAATACTACACACGAAAGGTGAGTGTTTTTAGTTGGTCAAGTAAAGATATAGCCCATCATAGCAACGAATACTCTTTTCCCGTACAGTGCAAGGAGCTGTATAATTGCATCAAGGAGGCAATGGAGCGGGGCGGCACGCCCACCAATGTGCCCGAGCTGGGCGGCGAGTTTCCCGTTCAGGACATGAACACAGGCGAGGGCGGCCTGCTGCAGGTGTGCCTCGAGGGTGTCGGTTTGTTGTTCTCCAACAGCAAGGTGAGTGCCAGAGATATATAGACTtgccaaaaatcaaattcCCCACCAACACTTGGCATACACAAAACATTGTAACACACCCAAAACTTATACACAACCAACCAGCTTCATCTCCGAATGCCTCAAACTACTAGTATTCGTTTTTTTTGTACACCACTCCTCATCAAGCAACGCATATATTTCCCAATACGAATCCCTCAAACCAGATCCATATATAATTGAGTACAGATACACTGTAAGCTTATGATAAACTTAATTAATCCGAAGCATAAATGAAAGACcttgatatttttatttcgctgTTTGGGTCACCAAATTGGGTGTTGATCTGGGTCAACCAATATCATACCAATGGAACACCAGACCCCAAAAATGACGGGATTTACATACAGATTGAAGAAAAAAGATATTTACGCCTCAATTGGATTACCCAATATAACGCCACAAATGGTGTTCACCTGGGTCACCTAAATAATCCAGAGTTAAACTAGGACTATACTCGTACAAATTCGCGTCTATCTGTCCAGATATCGATACATACTCCCACTGCCTTCGTTTccgtgttttgttttcagtcgttacgtttcatttcgtttcggttTGGTTCAGTTTTCATTTCCGTCTAGCTTTCTTTGGTTTCTTTTCCTTACGATGTATAAGTTCGATCAATTACCAATAATTTTCttcttgtgtgtgtgtgtatcgaCTGCATCAAGATCAAGGGCCCTCTCAATATACATCtctatgtataaatatatatatcaaatatGTTCGTTTTCAGTTCATGCCTTTCTGATATGTCTAACCTAATACTAATTTGAATGAACAACCGAAACAGATTATAGAAGACTTGTGTAGGTCCGCCCAGTCTgctttgaaaataataataaaaaatatgctataaCCGAAACTGAATGTGAGAATATATGTTAACCTCTATATTCCTGGCCAAGAAGGTCTGGATATCGGACTTTATCGACGACTGAGTCGATTCTTGTCGGGTCTTTTCATTTGTTAGCAATAACCGGAACCCCGTCTCCACCTATCCAACTACCCAAGCTAAACCCAACTACGTATTATATTTTACCgatctctctctgtctctctttATCTATCTATCTCGCTCTAACTCTTTCTCTTTTGTTCattggctttggttttggcattttattttgactcgCCTTCTTATATATCTACTTATATTATTCCTAAGTCATTATATAATccacaaaaaattgaaaaatcaatCGAATCTTTTATCTTATCCAATTTCTAATCGATCAAGTGAAAGTATATatgaacaaataaatatatatatatgcagaAAAATCCATCTATATCATACCCATATATTGTGCTAGTGAATGTACTGAATGCTGTATTCATTATACtctctattttatttattacctAACCGATTCAATGATAACGCCATCAAAACCAAtagcaaaagaaaaataaaaaatcccAATTCTCCTTTTCATTCTTTTCGATTACGATTGTCATTCTAACGATCCTTACGTTTGGTTACTTATACTCACCGTTTGATATGTTAATATTGTCATCTTTATCTCATTTTGATTGTCTTTATTATCGATTACTCAGATTACAAATTTACCGATTTACGATTACCGACTAGTATCGTTCCTAAGAGTACTGTACTTCatagaaaacaaaaacgatatttgtatgtatgtacccTCGAAGCACCCACGACTAAAGTGTTCCTCATATCCACATAAAAATCGATTTACCTTAAGAAAAACTTAAACTACAAGAAATTATTAAGTAACATTTAAACCTTTGCCTCGAATATTTCGAATAGGTCCCTCGAACGTTATTGGAGTCTATTCAATTTCGTATGTCCCTTGTTCATTACTTTGGCAAAGTGATTTGTTTTcctgtatatatatagaataccCTCAATTCTTTGATACGGGAAAAAACAATTGTAGCACAAGGGTCTAATTGATTCTGGGTTAAAACTAAGGtatattgttgtttatttattttatattttccttatttatttatgttaacCTTTTGGAGCTCGctattgaaaacaaaaataataaatctatatatattcatatatatgtatgacaTAGAAAAGCAATGCatcgaaaaaaaatatggcaaaTTGTTTagcaagaaacaaaaatattctaaGCTGGTAACTTTTGAGATGGTCCTTGTGCAAAATCCTCTAAAGTGCTTTGTTTTTTCGTTTTGAGTTCGATTTGGttggttttaatttgtttttttggtttccTGTCTCTAAGTTTGCTATTTCTATTGACATATGTgcgtatatacatatataaataacttcctttttatatataaatatatatatatatctgtctCTGTCTATCTTTCTTCTAAATCTAAATCTTTCTCTTTTCCGTGTTATATATGCGATATATAAGAAGTCTACGTGAGCTCAGAATTTTCTGTCTTACGCAATTTTCGGTTCCATTGTTCCATTTCAATTCGATTGCGTTCTTACATTCAGTTTTAATTTATGGTAGTGATTTCATGCCAAATTGTTTCTTAAGTATGATAACTAAAACCAACAAGTACAAACAGCAAAAGTAATATAAGCTATAGTAGACATTTCCTACCCCATGATATCTCCACATTTACCGTTGTAAAGCCGATAGACAATATCGATACCGATACCGATaccaaaaccgaaaccgaaaatcCTCAAAAAATAATGTCCCACCGTCTTTAAGCAAACGACTCTAacataacaacaacagcaacaacaaccacattTCATATCGTTTCTATTTAGTCTACctacaaaaaatcaaaatatatacaaaaataatacaaaattcgccagcaatttggaaatttgaacagaaaataaaatgaaacaaaaatatttgaatgaaCAGTTTAAAAAACAGTTTTCTCAACTTTcctttttataattttctttgttgtttgtttgatATTCTCTGTCGAACGCGGAACGCTGCACCGTTGCTCGCTCTCCCTCCTTTGTGGACCAACCAAAAATCACGTTCCGTATTCGGAACGtaccgatccgatccgaaaCCAAACTGAACCGAATTGAATTGTATTATTCCAATGATTGGTCTACTTTTCAAAcgataacaaaaacaaaacccaaaaaacaaatcaaaaatcgAAATATAATCAAAAATCTATGATAAAACGATCTGAAAATGTCTGAAAAAACGATAAAGGATTTCGAGGTATTGCAATGAACCAATTTCTTGTTATATTTGAACTTAAATTTATAAGCAACTATTGTTCTTTAAATGCCCTGCTGTCCACCACCCACCCAATCCCTGAACCCATCCTCTTTTTCCCACCTCAACCACCCACTGAATTAACCTGCCCTTTTATatgaaaacaaagaaaaatagtaaatatatattttagtttgCGTTGCCCTTTAGTTTTAACTTGGACTCTTTTGCGTTCATAACACTTTGTTTTATCCTTCACTTTCACTCACCCAATAAAggtaaaaaccaaaaaagtaTACAAAATAATCTGATATGGCATTAaacagttaaaaaaaaaacaaaaaccaaaaatttgtaGTTGATATTGAATTTAAACCTTAAGCcgcaaataatatatataccataatgtaaattatttacccatattttttgtgttttattctCTATATCTCTCGCTATCTCTCTAATCCAACTGAGATTTTCGTTTTTGAACTGTTGGTTGATTgattggttggttggttagttggtttgtttgttgaattgaacttgattgaattgaattgaaactGAGCCGTACACTTTGTATACCTTAATGCCGATTACCGATTGCCGATTATCAATTGTTGATTACTGTAATTGATTAACGTTAGATTTACCCAATTATCATTTGGGCCCCCAGTTGTCGACACATTATCGATTTTCATTTACCAAGCCACCTGCgatttatgatttttttaatgttagagagcacacacacaaaaaacgcAAGACTTCAAAATAATGAATGGTCACACTCTTCGCCCAACTCATAGATGGTCACACTGGGCTCAAAGTAAAATCTCCAGACTTTGAACCTAAGCATGCTTAGCACACTGCACAGTTTAAGTGCAATTACTTACAAGGACTGCACCCGAATTCACCACAGTCTAACACAATTCACCACACTTGCATATGTCCTAGTCTGTCCGATATCCTTTCTATAAGTAGATAACCATTTAACTAGACATGATCACGATTTTAGTTATataacacacacaaaaataacATATATACTTGAATATACACGTGGCTGTACTGATCCAttccatttcgtttcgttACTTTCCGTTCTATTCCGCTTAGTTCCGTACCATTAATTTTCGTTGGTTGCGGCCAAAGTTAGATGACCTTTCACTTGGAGGGAAAGCAGCCCCTAAGCACTTATAAAACCTTTTGAAAATGATGCAGGGTTTGTTTAGTGGTCACGAAGATACTATCACATCTTTTTAGTAAAGAcaagattaaaataatatagtaTTCAGATCACTACAAACTAATTACAAACCCTGTGTCTCACATAATTTTGCTATTACCTTTCCTTCTAGTTCCCTTATAGAGTGTGCCAGACAACCAAAACCGAGTTACCAACAATAGACCAATAAAGATTACTTAGTGTTGATTTTGAGTTTGCTTGTGTAGAGTTACTTGTTTAGCAAAGAATTAAACGCAAATTGTAGTTGTAGTTTATTAATTAAGAAACCAAAGGAaagtattaaataaaatgagacAAACAGATAATTATACCGTACACTTAGAGGTAAAATTCCCACTTAGAAACCCCATTAATATAGTCGTAAGCTAACTACCAAAACTGCtggaattttcatttcaatatcTATAAGCAATTGCTAAAAGTCTGGCTTTTCCGCCCATCTTTTCCCCATCTCTCGCTCTTTATCTATTTCTAATTTACTCATTTTCAGCCTGTCTCTATCTCTGTTTACCTTCTTTAAGCCTTTGATATcgagccaaaaaaaaaaaaaaaaaaaaaaaaaaaaatagtataGAGTATAGTAAACTGTTTGAGTAGGATGCTCAATATTGATCCTATTCCGATTATATTCACTGGTTCTTAGTGGTAGCGCCACATGCTGCATGCTGTTACATGTAATTATCCCTTACTCCTATATCTCCCATTTCCCAACTGACAAACATTCACCCTATAAAGCTACAAAATCTCTATAAACACATCGACCAACGTATTGTAAGAGCGACTGTACCAAAAATCTCTACTTAAATCTATTTATTACTTTTCACGGAATAATAAACGGGTTGCCCTCAGAGAATCCTCTGATATAACCCATTTAAAAacgtaataaatatttgttttaaatactttttttttatattcaaaCCACTTCTATAGAGAAGTACACACACTCGGACACCCAACACTGTACCTAACTTTATTCATTTAGCGTTTGTATTAGTGCAATTTGGGGTTGCTCAGGAGAACAACTCTCGTCAATATAAACCATAATTATGCATAGAACCAATGCGTCTCCGTATCCAAAATTCAAACAATCTAGTATACGACCATCTCACAAGTGCTAATTGGAAACGTCCTTtatcaaacaaaaaaacttaaaaataacatttaatatggaagaaaaattattttttacaataaaaaatagCAAGTAAAACAAACTAATTACCAAACtttcatttgattttgctGCATTCTCTTTCTGTCTCTAACTCAATCGGTCTGAGTCCCTCCGTtgaattcctttaagtttttAGTTCTGCCATTCCATTTGATTTAATATTGCGTTTGGTTTAATTTCGTTTTAAGTCCTGAGCACTGATTATCGCCAAAAGCACTTGATGCGTGCCGtgtacataaataaatgtcGTTAACTGTACTTGGTGTCCTTGTCTTGCTGCCTGCATCGATTAGATTGGCCCATGCGCTTGCGTAGcatttagcttttgtttgcctgcctgcctgcttGCTTGTGTTCCAATACCGTACCGTACCGTTTCGTTTGGTTGGGTTGGTAACTGTACTATTGACGatacaataaaaaaacaaaatatgaaaacttttCAAGGAATCCGCCAAAAACCTCCCAGTTGCTataatttattacattttactGCCCACGCGTAAATGCTATCTCTGTTCCAACGCTCTCCAACTATCTCTCTCTAACTCCCACTCTGCCTATCAACCAGTCTCTTCCTCTGCTGAACAGCGTTTGTGTGAAAGCTTTTTGGTTTGAACCGCCTTATAATTTGCATTCCGTTACCGTTATTTTAAGTTGCGTTCCGTTTTGCTtgatttcgtttcgtttcgtttccccctttacgTTATGTTCCATTCTTGCGTTCCGTTTTGCAACGGAGCCTTGAAGCCGAAGAAAGAATGAAAGTTGTTTGGCATTGAAGCTTAACTGATTCCATTCTCCGCCCGTATTTCAGTTCTTCGTCCGATTGGACCACATCCGCAAGTGCTTCACCCAGAAGGGTGGCATTTTTGTACTGGAGGAGTACAGTAAGTACTGTATAAGTTGTACTCTTGCGATTGTTTCCAAACCAAAGTCATACCCTTGTATTATCTGCTTTTTCAGATCCCAAGACGCGCAATCTCATTCAACGAAAGTACCAGTCGAGCATGGTAAGTGACTTAACTAAACTACAAATCAACCACTATTCGCCAACACAGCCATCATGCACTTCGCACCACTTGTTCCGAGTTGCATCCCGTTCCGTTCCGGAACTATCGTTAATCGATTAAATGTACATAAACTTGCTTAAGCCTGCCGAGTTATGCAATTTTCTGTACAAATCAAATGTGAGCCCCAAGCCCATctcaatatacatatgtatatcaatATATCTGCATATATGGAGATTTCAGAATTTGTTTACCACTGTATGATATGGCACATTCAATTGCACCGACAGTTTGTATATACGATATTGAGATAATCtctttgattttcgatttttcttttctttccgTTTTCGTTTACCCTTTGGTTATTTGCATTCGTTTTCTGTGAATATATTTCTATGTCAACGACAACTCAACTACTCAACAACAAACAATgcctgcaacaacaacacacaaaACACCAATAACACCACTCATATGTCATCAAACCAAAATATAATACGACCACACACCGCAAAATAACCTTCaccaattaaatttgaaactGAAATCGAAACACCCGAATGTGTAATTGAAACCAAAGGCGTCGGAAATTGTCTTGAGCTTCCATCGCGTTACCTCCGTGCAGTTTGCCTACATCTGTCATCTCAATGGCGAGCGAGGTACAGTCACCA encodes:
- the LOC6619593 gene encoding MAP kinase-activating death domain protein isoform X13, giving the protein MSDQQKASLCPRLVDYMAIVGAHTTPPMPKGLQGLKAPPVQVPDLLRRYPPSDHADFPLPLDMVYFCQPEGCTSVGPRRTGSAIRDMTSFVFALTDKDSGKTRYGICVNFYRPIERPSSAAGSAGAGNDRPGNGGPGGHGGGAGGGAGGGGRGGRRSSAFRRESWRKSMERSSDSAFSSDYRSNVAPSDSDRELTSRRDSDQQRLHSHHSHHQPHHPSASPAVPKLGLMAPSADSESGGSHSPSPRASRKRTKLRNQSLTSLCIISHHPFFTTFRECLFILKKLIDACNESSSPKRVGASQKINRDNVWTVLTGHVSDATPSIVLHDVREIETWILRLLSTPVPVPGSTRVEVEVLSPTVHEPLLFALPDHTRFSLVDFPLHLPLELLGVETCLKVWTLIMQENKVLFQSRDYNALSMSVMAFVTMLYPLEYMFPVIPLLPTCLSCAEQLLLAPTPFVIGVPASFLVYKKNFRLPDDIWVVDLDSTKLTPPTGGYEEIPPLPEPEGTILKNHLKQALTSMTATNTAVSSQQLLPSVRDSLQEPPLLGVSQVRLPLQTPPHSAQASQRNSMSAQGTISSRQPSPMNSPALNPFVYGTDVDSVDVATRVAMVRFFNAQNTLANFAEHTRTLRLYPRPVVAFQINSFLRSRPRASQFLNQFARTQAVEFLAEWSLTPTNVAFLRVQTGVMDPMQVGDKPKWFAHALTPIRFSVWDDGSSLNGALRSLKQLECQPTDESGSDSEGADSSSSSYSSLSDFVSEMASSDLSPSLHDVFGSYNRPHVVPQTLSSNLDPALVYHPPSKLQYPEGIADAVASKEEEDEERADSPVSSSSSRSDLSSPSFNRDSEFDFQPKGGQTLGSTTVGSGAAAPSFELATPLAMRLEATIKMASIEQESDTVSTATAKTIAAGSKLQRHPSDSESRPEKKIPPPLTPPVKQPGVSNILARTGSSGSSSSSPGRQSSQSSLFENFASHAKELVRETTRQSSQEGLLAHVDKFTLHAKKAAGEASKQALEVSKQAAGVSKNTLEDLTYVGKSTLGDLTKTAKEAATKKGIIKIEEHTAGGAGPPPKSPGSQLATHKQVQQSGGQGGNNFFSAIGTDFNGLASSTSTMFSGMFGKKSQQKQVPVQQKQPNVSAGKAKSGINFDPFPGRKGLVERTPLIKHSGPRQTQEELTRQQNQERSHSNAENQTFLKDVTNQVLAGEGVGWLKLNRFKKLMEDESYRTLVLSKLNKTLDKKIAPDDHIDDVCVTKPVWKGMLKCIQAIAGGLDVTFANFGLGGMASVFQLMEVAHTHYWSKEINEGSDMSSSLLSSHAASPMGSRENLRSPSSPNGSHSALGSEWASPQESRKSSTQLAHGGPGGSHSGAPINRRLSSADSQDGQSTTEMFKDMLSQKRSALKNMLTSFDSDTTTSKDSKKSSGNLWSGKSTLSAGFRYTGGHLINTSSSPSPDSPRVYLFEGLLGKDRLNLWNQMQFWEDAFLDAVSQERDMIGMDQGPIEMMERYKSLSESERKRLEHDEDRLLSTMLYNLTAILVMLNVAKDEIRRKIRRLLGKSHIGLVYSQEVHNVVDQINNLNGNDIDLKPLGSRLLHRQSFTVHQGTDVNGPLRFMEVRDDGLVLRSVDGTIVERWWYERLVNMTYSPKTKLLCLWRRNGGQTQLHKYYTRKCKELYNCIKEAMERGGTPTNVPELGGEFPVQDMNTGEGGLLQVCLEGVGLLFSNSKFFVRLDHIRKCFTQKGGIFVLEEYNPKTRNLIQRKYQSSMASEIVLSFHRVTSVQFAYICHLNGERGTVTNKSTTGTMESDTAKPVDPLETKEPPLASV